The genomic DNA GGGTGATTAAGGCTAGTAAATTATCATCAATTATAGTAGAGCATGATTTAGATATAGTATCTTCTTATGCAGATAGAGTATTAGTTCTTAGTGAAGGTAAAGCACTGGCTATTGGAAAACCAAGTGAGATACTTGAGAGCCCTATAGTCAAAAAAACTCTCCTTGGTGGCATATAAATGATCGCCCTTTCCGAAAGCCTGTTAAAAGTAGAAAGCTTAGAAGTATATATAGGATTTCTTCATATTCTAAGAGGAATAGATCTCGAGATAAACAGAGGAGAGATTGTATGTCTACTTGGAAGAAACGGTGCTGGGAAAACAACTACTATAAAAGCTATAATAGGACTGAGAAAAACAGCTAGAGGGAGGATCATGTTTGATGGAATTGATATAACGCATCTCCCACCTGAGAAAAGGGTCTTGATGGGTATAGGATATCAGCCTGAAGATGTCAAAATATTCCCCGATTTGACGGTTAAGGAAAATATAGATATACCGCTAATAGTAAGGCACGTTAGAGATAGGAATCGTGTTTACGAGACAATATATAAAATTTTCCCTGAAGTAAAAGATCTGCTTCATAGAAGAGGCAGCCAACTAAGTGGGGGTCAAAGGAAAATGGTAGCGATAGCTAGAGCACTAGCATATGATCCTAAAATAGTTTTACTCGACGAACCATTCGAAGGACTAGCCCCTATAGTTGTTAACAGAATTTTCAAAGCATTCCAAGATATGAGAAAAGAAGGTATTTCGATATTATATGCCGAATCAAATATAAGAACTATTAACATCGCCGATAAAGTATATATTATAGAAAGAGGAGAAATTATGTTCCACGGTACTCCTGAAGAAATAATGAGTAATGAACAAATATTAAAGATCGTTGGTAGATGAAAAGAAATATATAAGATTAGTAATAATTTATTAATAGTTATAGCAAAGAGTTATAGATGAAAGCTATAGACCTAATAAGATTTTGAAGTTACTTTAGATTTTTATTCTTCTTAAAATATCTGAACATAGAATTGATATCTTCCTGACTTTAAAAGAGCATTTTAATTATTAGAGTTATCTTTTTTTTTTATTTTATCTTTACTTTATATGACATGTTTTCTTCATCTCCGCTCGAAGCGAATTGTATATATATAGGTATATATACACCTTCTAGTAACTATACTTGGTGAAGATGTGTTTTGAGGAAGAGCCTAGCTATAGCTATTGGTGTTGTGATCATTATATTGGCTGTGGTATCTATGTATCTCATATATCCAGGACTTCTAGGCGGTCAGCAGATGTATGGGCTTCCCCAGACTCAGAGGACAACCAGTGCTCAGGTATCTAGAGAGATAGAGGTTGAGTTGGATGACTATTACTTCGAGCCCAAATCGATCTCGATCCCCCTTGGAGAGACTGT from Sulfolobales archaeon includes the following:
- a CDS encoding cupredoxin domain-containing protein; the protein is MRKSLAIAIGVVIIILAVVSMYLIYPGLLGGQQMYGLPQTQRTTSAQVSREIEVELDDYYFEPKSISIPLGETVRLVLKNEGRSTHTFTIDELGINVRLAPGETRTIEITPDKVGSYIFYCIPHRALGMVGNITITSKS
- a CDS encoding ABC transporter ATP-binding protein — encoded protein: MIALSESLLKVESLEVYIGFLHILRGIDLEINRGEIVCLLGRNGAGKTTTIKAIIGLRKTARGRIMFDGIDITHLPPEKRVLMGIGYQPEDVKIFPDLTVKENIDIPLIVRHVRDRNRVYETIYKIFPEVKDLLHRRGSQLSGGQRKMVAIARALAYDPKIVLLDEPFEGLAPIVVNRIFKAFQDMRKEGISILYAESNIRTINIADKVYIIERGEIMFHGTPEEIMSNEQILKIVGR